A genomic region of Thermodesulfobium narugense DSM 14796 contains the following coding sequences:
- the purM gene encoding phosphoribosylformylglycinamidine cyclo-ligase: protein MQEEKLTYEKSGVNIESANKFVNEIKKISNKAFGSFSESLGDGFAGFYPLDNFGSDFVLLSSCDGVGTKVLVAKKANIWSSIGQDLVAMNVNDILVHGGKPLFFLDYIACSKLDTKIALEIVSSIIEALKPTGGVLLGGETAEMPDLYKKGDWDLSGFVVGAVKRSSLLPKNIKSGNILIGLSSNGVHSNGFSLIRRIIKDYKINILKSITPEGISLAKELLKPTKIYYSDVYPFIEKGMINGLAHITGGGIEGNLIRILPKNVKAVIKKDFDIPWIFRWIADHGVSEEEMYKVFNMGIGMILVVSPSNVDEILRSLGSNARIIGKIVPSDERRVEFE, encoded by the coding sequence ATGCAAGAAGAAAAACTAACATACGAAAAATCGGGAGTGAATATCGAGAGCGCGAACAAGTTTGTAAATGAAATCAAAAAGATAAGCAATAAAGCTTTTGGATCATTTTCTGAGAGTCTAGGTGATGGTTTTGCAGGTTTTTATCCTCTTGATAACTTTGGTTCTGATTTTGTTTTACTATCTTCTTGTGATGGAGTTGGAACAAAAGTTTTGGTTGCAAAAAAAGCAAACATCTGGAGTTCAATAGGTCAGGACTTGGTAGCTATGAACGTGAATGATATATTAGTGCACGGCGGAAAACCTTTATTTTTTTTAGATTATATTGCATGTTCGAAATTGGATACAAAAATTGCATTAGAAATTGTTTCCTCCATAATTGAAGCCTTAAAACCTACTGGTGGAGTGTTATTGGGGGGAGAAACTGCTGAAATGCCAGATCTTTATAAAAAGGGTGATTGGGACCTTTCAGGTTTTGTGGTAGGTGCTGTTAAAAGGTCCTCCCTTTTGCCAAAAAATATTAAATCAGGGAATATTTTGATTGGATTATCTTCTAATGGGGTTCATAGCAATGGTTTTTCCTTAATAAGAAGAATTATTAAAGATTATAAAATTAATATACTTAAAAGCATAACCCCAGAAGGTATTAGTTTGGCTAAAGAGCTTTTGAAACCTACTAAAATTTATTATTCAGATGTTTATCCTTTTATCGAAAAGGGCATGATTAATGGTCTTGCACACATTACAGGAGGTGGTATAGAAGGAAATTTGATTAGGATTTTACCAAAAAACGTTAAGGCAGTGATAAAAAAGGATTTTGATATACCATGGATTTTTAGATGGATTGCAGATCACGGTGTGAGTGAAGAAGAGATGTATAAGGTGTTTAATATGGGTATTGGGATGATATTGGTTGTTAGCCCTTCAAATGTAGATGAAATTTTAAGATCTTTAGGTTCAAATGCCCGAATAATAGGTAAAATTGTTCCCTCTGATGAGAGGAGAGTGGAGTTTGAATAA
- a CDS encoding bifunctional riboflavin kinase/FAD synthetase, with product MIRGIYRKENKNGSRFLTIGTFDSVHLGHQLLFKQLKKMRKNKEDLISVVTFEPHPRIFFKSIENLSLITIIEERIRLLLEHVDEVIVLQFDELLSKLTPEEFINFLCSNFKINTIVEGENFHFGRGKGGDVNLLKELGNRFGFNVDVANLYIFDGVPISSSRIRRLIISGKIDEANKLLGWEFFVSGEVIHGDRIGTFLGFPTANLRLPEYKIVPQSGVYSAEVEIAGERYLGALNIGIKPTVGGKKRSIEVHVINFEGNLYQEVITVYFKSKIRDEIKFDSIAALKKQIKLDIDNIVKISNKEIV from the coding sequence ATGATAAGAGGAATTTACAGAAAAGAAAACAAAAATGGCTCAAGATTTTTAACCATTGGGACGTTTGATAGCGTACATCTAGGACACCAATTGTTATTTAAACAACTTAAGAAAATGAGAAAGAATAAGGAAGATTTAATTAGCGTTGTAACGTTTGAACCGCATCCGAGGATCTTTTTTAAAAGTATAGAGAATTTGTCACTTATTACTATTATTGAGGAAAGAATAAGACTGTTGTTAGAACACGTTGATGAAGTAATAGTTTTGCAATTTGATGAACTGCTTTCTAAACTTACTCCAGAAGAATTTATTAATTTTCTTTGTAGCAATTTCAAAATTAATACAATTGTTGAGGGGGAAAATTTTCATTTTGGACGTGGAAAGGGTGGTGACGTTAATCTTCTAAAAGAGCTTGGGAATAGATTTGGGTTTAATGTAGACGTTGCAAACTTATATATATTTGACGGAGTTCCAATTTCAAGCTCAAGGATTAGAAGACTTATAATATCTGGGAAGATTGATGAAGCAAACAAACTACTTGGCTGGGAGTTTTTCGTTTCCGGAGAAGTAATTCATGGAGATCGCATAGGCACATTCTTAGGTTTTCCTACTGCCAATCTCAGACTGCCTGAGTATAAAATTGTCCCGCAATCAGGGGTTTATTCTGCTGAGGTTGAAATTGCTGGTGAAAGGTACTTGGGAGCACTTAACATTGGTATAAAACCGACTGTTGGTGGGAAAAAGAGATCTATTGAAGTACATGTAATAAACTTTGAAGGCAATCTTTACCAGGAGGTTATTACGGTTTATTTTAAATCTAAAATTAGAGACGAAATAAAGTTTGATTCGATTGCTGCGTTAAAAAAACAAATAAAACTGGATATAGATAACATTGTTAAAATAAGTAATAAAGAGATAGTATGA
- the purN gene encoding phosphoribosylglycinamide formyltransferase: MNKLKVGVLASGRGSNFKAIVQKVDSAEVKVLIVDNPGAKAIEIAKEFNIPYEVVDRKKFSNKLNFEKEITNILDSYKVELIALAGFMRILSPGFVEHFKWKIMNIHPSLLPSFPGLNAQKQALDYGVRVSGCTVHFVDAGTDTGPIILQAVVPVLDDDSPETLASRILKEEHKIYPFAISLFAQNRLVIDGRKVKIKDI, from the coding sequence TTGAATAAGTTAAAAGTTGGAGTTTTGGCTTCTGGTAGAGGATCGAATTTTAAGGCTATTGTGCAAAAAGTTGATAGTGCTGAAGTAAAGGTATTAATAGTTGATAACCCTGGTGCAAAGGCAATAGAAATAGCTAAAGAATTTAACATTCCTTATGAAGTTGTCGATAGGAAAAAATTCAGCAATAAATTGAACTTTGAAAAAGAAATAACTAATATTTTGGACTCATATAAAGTAGAACTAATAGCTTTAGCTGGCTTTATGAGAATTTTGAGCCCTGGTTTTGTAGAACATTTTAAATGGAAAATAATGAACATACATCCCTCTCTTTTGCCCTCTTTCCCAGGTCTTAACGCACAAAAACAGGCTCTAGATTATGGTGTAAGGGTTAGCGGTTGCACCGTTCATTTCGTTGACGCTGGAACCGATACTGGTCCAATAATTTTACAAGCTGTGGTTCCTGTGCTTGATGATGACAGCCCAGAAACTCTAGCCTCGAGAATTCTAAAGGAAGAGCACAAAATATATCCCTTTGCTATTTCACTCTTTGCTCAAAATAGACTAGTAATTGATGGAAGAAAGGTAAAAATAAAAGATATATAA
- a CDS encoding HAD family hydrolase, producing the protein MSNFIVFDIDGVLIQTNGSFVESTIKTFEFVRNLFGKSAKCNIEHISFLKSLGGFNNDWDLTYALLAVSWDYPTFDEAEFLEILKSYFKKNNKPPKIEIAYEFVKRIFQEYYLGEKLFFEIYLEKPKYIFFNGFIYQEKPLINFCNYSVDREKIGIYSGRCFKEAEVALRAVNLIVLNEFYFTDDSGFKKPDPTPLEKMFVINNCSQMTYVGDTLDDLELVVRAREKGLPVQFAGVKTGTYSNQLVNKIEGLSFAKMYENVSDYLDKVL; encoded by the coding sequence ATGAGTAACTTTATAGTCTTTGATATAGATGGAGTTTTAATACAAACTAACGGTTCTTTCGTGGAATCTACGATTAAAACCTTTGAATTTGTGAGGAATTTATTTGGTAAGAGCGCAAAATGTAACATCGAACATATTAGTTTTTTAAAGTCATTGGGGGGGTTTAATAACGATTGGGATTTGACATATGCTCTTTTGGCAGTTAGTTGGGATTATCCTACTTTTGACGAAGCAGAGTTTTTGGAAATTTTGAAAAGCTATTTTAAGAAAAATAATAAACCTCCTAAAATAGAAATTGCTTATGAATTTGTTAAGAGAATCTTTCAAGAATATTATCTTGGAGAAAAACTTTTTTTTGAGATATATTTGGAGAAGCCAAAATATATCTTTTTCAATGGATTTATTTATCAAGAGAAGCCGTTGATAAATTTTTGCAATTATTCTGTAGATAGAGAAAAAATAGGAATCTATTCTGGAAGATGTTTTAAAGAAGCTGAAGTTGCTTTGAGGGCAGTTAATCTAATTGTGCTGAATGAATTTTATTTTACTGATGATAGCGGTTTTAAAAAACCTGATCCTACCCCTCTTGAAAAGATGTTTGTTATAAACAACTGCTCACAGATGACTTATGTAGGTGATACTTTGGATGATCTCGAACTGGTTGTAAGGGCAAGAGAAAAGGGACTACCTGTACAATTTGCAGGAGTTAAAACTGGAACCTATTCAAATCAGCTTGTTAACAAAATAGAAGGTCTTTCCTTTGCAAAAATGTATGAGAATGTAAGTGATTATTTAGATAAAGTTCTTTAG
- the aroH gene encoding chorismate mutase yields the protein MEEHKENLRLLAIRGATTLLKDDPKELREKVIELVTKMVNENDVKEEDMVNFFISVTNDIHSEFAGKFVRETYPSTPVFGALETNVTNAPKMCIRVLLQCYSKKAKNQIRHIFLNEASKLRPDLIKE from the coding sequence ATGGAAGAGCATAAAGAAAATTTAAGATTGCTAGCAATTAGGGGAGCTACCACTTTATTAAAAGATGATCCAAAAGAGCTAAGAGAAAAGGTTATTGAGCTAGTTACCAAAATGGTCAATGAAAATGATGTAAAAGAAGAAGATATGGTTAACTTTTTTATCTCTGTAACTAATGATATTCACTCTGAATTTGCAGGAAAATTTGTAAGAGAAACATATCCATCTACTCCAGTTTTTGGTGCATTAGAGACAAATGTCACTAATGCACCAAAAATGTGTATAAGAGTGCTCTTACAGTGCTACAGCAAAAAAGCAAAAAACCAGATAAGACATATATTTCTTAATGAGGCATCAAAATTAAGGCCAGATCTTATAAAGGAGTAA
- the hisH gene encoding imidazole glycerol phosphate synthase subunit HisH: MIGVLCYKGGGNLGSVFKAITYLGYQFEEIWDQESLKKADALIFPGQGSFAQASRSLKEANLWEALREFIYSGKPFFGICLGLQMLFDYSDEFGFTEGLKVISGKVVEFQKDFIRPHLGWNKVFNTSDLRFFKDIPDDSSFYFVHSYYPEVYDLSCKKGFAEYVNKRFVCVVEKDNVFACQFHPEKSGRWGLKLLDNFLSSI, translated from the coding sequence ATGATAGGAGTCTTGTGTTATAAAGGAGGAGGAAATTTAGGCAGTGTATTTAAAGCAATTACTTATTTGGGTTACCAATTTGAAGAAATTTGGGATCAAGAAAGTTTAAAAAAAGCTGATGCTTTAATTTTCCCTGGCCAGGGCTCTTTTGCGCAGGCAAGCAGATCTCTTAAAGAAGCTAATCTCTGGGAAGCATTAAGGGAATTTATATACTCTGGCAAACCCTTTTTTGGAATATGTTTGGGTTTGCAAATGCTTTTTGATTATTCTGATGAATTTGGATTTACAGAAGGCTTAAAGGTTATTTCTGGCAAAGTTGTTGAGTTTCAAAAGGACTTTATAAGACCGCATCTTGGTTGGAACAAAGTTTTTAATACTTCAGACTTGAGATTTTTTAAAGATATACCTGATGATTCTTCTTTCTATTTTGTTCATTCTTATTATCCAGAAGTTTATGATCTTTCTTGTAAAAAGGGATTTGCTGAATATGTAAATAAAAGATTCGTGTGTGTTGTTGAAAAAGATAACGTGTTTGCCTGTCAATTTCACCCTGAAAAGAGTGGACGTTGGGGGCTTAAGCTCTTAGATAATTTCTTGAGTTCAATATAG
- the hisC gene encoding histidinol-phosphate transaminase, with protein MTLFRKDLLGIEPYRPVEVKDAIRLDRNESPFDLPLQVKEEIINAFSSLRLNHYPDAWCGSVKEAFSQYVGKIKPEEVTVGNGCDEVIQNVIMAFALNNGPVLSFWPTFHTYQIASRNLGIEYIEIPLNEDFTMPIEKVIDVVKEKRPSVIVICNPNNPTGNCFPDEYIENIINSTPGIVLIDEVYCEFSKKSFVDKFRLYPNVLILRTLSKAFSGAGVRMGFAFGNKFLIDEVEKVRLPYLLSHFSQVAGSIILKNSSLFKSNIDAINAEINRIYDGLLKMGIRVYPTEANFLLAKFDKPTKDIVEKLRKRKILVRFFPYLPNFIRISAGRSSDTNILLKELSRILNE; from the coding sequence ATGACGCTTTTTAGAAAAGATCTTTTAGGGATTGAGCCTTATAGGCCGGTAGAGGTTAAAGATGCGATTAGGCTTGATAGGAATGAAAGTCCATTTGATTTGCCATTGCAGGTAAAGGAAGAAATTATTAATGCTTTTTCTAGCCTTCGGTTGAATCATTATCCTGATGCATGGTGCGGTTCTGTAAAAGAGGCATTTAGTCAATACGTTGGCAAAATTAAACCTGAAGAGGTTACTGTGGGAAATGGTTGTGATGAGGTTATTCAAAATGTAATTATGGCATTTGCATTAAATAATGGTCCTGTTCTCTCCTTTTGGCCAACATTTCATACTTACCAGATAGCCTCAAGGAATTTAGGAATTGAATATATAGAAATTCCTTTAAATGAAGACTTTACTATGCCTATTGAGAAAGTAATTGATGTTGTGAAGGAAAAAAGGCCTTCAGTAATTGTGATATGTAACCCTAATAACCCGACAGGAAACTGTTTCCCAGATGAATATATAGAAAATATAATTAATAGCACCCCAGGAATTGTCTTGATTGATGAGGTTTATTGTGAATTTAGTAAAAAAAGTTTTGTTGATAAATTTAGATTATATCCAAATGTTTTGATATTAAGAACCTTATCTAAAGCCTTTTCGGGTGCAGGAGTGAGAATGGGATTTGCTTTTGGAAATAAGTTTCTTATTGACGAGGTTGAAAAGGTAAGATTACCATATCTACTATCTCACTTTTCGCAGGTGGCAGGAAGCATTATACTTAAAAATAGTAGTCTATTTAAGTCAAATATTGACGCTATTAATGCCGAAATAAATAGAATTTACGATGGCTTATTAAAAATGGGCATTAGAGTTTATCCTACAGAAGCTAACTTTTTATTGGCAAAATTTGATAAACCTACTAAAGATATTGTTGAAAAACTTAGAAAAAGAAAAATTTTAGTAAGGTTTTTTCCATATTTGCCTAACTTTATCAGGATTTCTGCTGGTAGAAGTTCTGATACAAATATTTTACTAAAGGAGCTTAGCAGAATATTAAATGAGTAA
- the hisB gene encoding imidazoleglycerol-phosphate dehydratase HisB, translated as MDHESGKRIARVSSIKRKTYETDIELEINIDGTGENSIQTNIGFFDHMLSTLSKHSSVDMKLKCIGDLEVDYHHSVEDVGIVIGEALLKALGDKVGIKRFSNAILPMDDALVLCAIDISGRSYFSYDVEFDSKMIGKFNTELVEVFFNSLAMNLKANLHFKKISGFNSHHIAEACFKSFAICLKDAVTLTNSGSIPSVKGCI; from the coding sequence ATGGACCATGAAAGCGGGAAAAGGATAGCACGAGTTTCAAGCATTAAAAGAAAAACTTATGAAACCGACATTGAATTAGAAATCAATATAGATGGTACAGGAGAAAATTCAATACAAACTAATATTGGTTTTTTTGATCATATGCTTTCTACTCTTTCAAAACATTCTAGTGTGGATATGAAACTAAAGTGCATAGGAGATTTAGAAGTTGATTATCATCATAGTGTTGAAGATGTAGGGATCGTTATTGGGGAAGCTTTGTTGAAGGCCTTAGGAGACAAGGTTGGTATAAAAAGATTTTCAAATGCGATTTTGCCAATGGACGATGCGTTAGTTTTGTGTGCTATAGATATTTCTGGCAGATCTTATTTTTCTTATGATGTTGAGTTTGACTCCAAAATGATAGGCAAATTCAATACTGAACTTGTAGAAGTTTTTTTCAACTCTTTGGCAATGAATTTGAAAGCAAACCTCCATTTTAAAAAGATTTCTGGATTTAATAGCCATCATATTGCAGAAGCCTGTTTTAAATCATTTGCTATATGTCTAAAAGATGCTGTAACTTTGACAAATTCAGGATCTATTCCTTCTGTTAAGGGGTGTATTTGA
- the purF gene encoding amidophosphoribosyltransferase — protein MCGIFGILCPSRKDVAKHTYFALYSLQHRGQESCGIAATDGTSLMIQRSMGLVSSAFSERELQELYGYAALGHVRYSTTGRPSIENAQPLKMRYKGGTFALAHNGNIVNIKELREQVYSLGISPYTSSDTELMGHLIARNFQDDFKTTLANVCKGFIGAYSLVFLTEEEIYAVRDPWGFRPLCMGSYEDGFVVSSETCAFDIIGAKFIREISPGEMVRIHRNGYEVDQILEPQGNFLCSFEYIYFARPDSVVMGKRLYEVRKRFGELLAEESPVDADIVVSVPDSGTPAAIGFAQRCKIPFNEVFIKNRYVGRTFIQPTKELRERGVRLKLNPISELVRGKRVVVVDDSIVRGTTSKEIVKMLWECEPKEIHFRVSSPMVSHPCFYGIDTASRGELLASKMDIEQIREFLGVNSLAYLSRKSTIEAIGIEYPCLACFGADYPTYIPSEEVREKYALEKNEKW, from the coding sequence ATGTGTGGAATATTTGGAATTCTTTGTCCCTCTAGGAAAGATGTTGCTAAGCATACCTATTTTGCTTTATATTCACTTCAACATAGAGGGCAGGAAAGTTGTGGAATAGCTGCAACTGATGGAACAAGTTTGATGATACAAAGGTCTATGGGTTTAGTATCTTCTGCATTTTCTGAAAGAGAACTCCAGGAATTATATGGTTATGCTGCTCTTGGCCACGTCAGGTATTCAACAACTGGAAGGCCAAGTATAGAAAATGCGCAACCTCTAAAGATGAGATATAAAGGTGGAACCTTTGCTTTAGCTCATAATGGCAATATTGTGAATATAAAGGAACTAAGAGAACAAGTTTATAGTTTGGGCATTTCACCATATACTTCTTCAGATACTGAACTTATGGGCCACTTGATTGCCAGAAATTTTCAAGATGATTTTAAAACAACTCTTGCTAACGTGTGTAAAGGATTTATTGGCGCTTATTCTCTTGTTTTTTTAACTGAGGAAGAAATTTATGCAGTTAGAGATCCATGGGGATTTAGGCCACTTTGCATGGGTTCATATGAAGATGGTTTTGTTGTGTCTTCTGAAACTTGTGCATTTGATATTATTGGTGCTAAATTTATCAGGGAGATTTCTCCTGGTGAAATGGTTAGAATTCACAGAAATGGTTATGAAGTGGACCAAATTTTAGAACCGCAGGGTAATTTCTTGTGTTCTTTTGAATATATATACTTTGCTAGACCTGATTCTGTAGTTATGGGAAAACGACTTTATGAGGTTAGAAAGAGGTTTGGTGAGCTTTTGGCTGAAGAATCACCAGTGGATGCTGATATAGTAGTTAGTGTTCCTGACTCTGGTACCCCAGCTGCAATTGGTTTTGCTCAAAGGTGCAAGATACCCTTTAATGAAGTTTTTATAAAAAATAGATATGTTGGAAGGACTTTTATTCAACCTACAAAAGAGTTAAGAGAAAGAGGTGTTCGCTTAAAATTAAATCCGATTTCGGAATTGGTTAGGGGAAAAAGAGTAGTAGTTGTGGATGATTCTATTGTTCGAGGCACAACAAGTAAGGAAATTGTTAAAATGCTTTGGGAATGTGAGCCAAAAGAGATTCATTTTAGGGTAAGTTCTCCAATGGTTAGCCATCCATGCTTTTATGGCATTGATACCGCTTCAAGAGGTGAGCTTTTGGCTAGTAAAATGGATATTGAACAGATTAGAGAATTTCTTGGCGTAAATAGCTTGGCATATCTTTCAAGAAAAAGTACTATTGAGGCTATTGGCATTGAATATCCGTGCCTTGCCTGTTTTGGAGCTGATTATCCTACTTATATACCCAGTGAGGAAGTTAGAGAAAAATATGCGCTTGAAAAAAACGAAAAGTGGTAA
- a CDS encoding 1-(5-phosphoribosyl)-5-[(5-phosphoribosylamino)methylideneamino]imidazole-4-carboxamide isomerase — MFEIIPAIDIYRDNVVRLYQGDFDKIKIYGKPEDYFNKLKSSGINFVHIIDLEASKIGQFTAFNVLEMAKSKGFVVQWGGGVRKYDDVKVLAKVGADRIIIGTVAFTDEETLNAILKDFGDKILISLDFKDSKLCFHGWTTSISLELKELQRKFGNRSNLGFLVTDINRDGTLSSPSVELFENIRKIFPKHRLIGAGGISKKEHINILEEVGFDGAVIGKAWMEGHIKFFDGKVI, encoded by the coding sequence ATGTTTGAAATAATACCGGCAATCGATATATATCGGGATAATGTTGTTAGACTTTATCAAGGTGATTTTGATAAAATAAAAATATATGGTAAACCTGAAGACTATTTTAATAAACTAAAATCTTCTGGGATTAATTTTGTACACATAATTGATCTGGAGGCTTCAAAAATTGGCCAATTTACTGCTTTTAACGTTCTTGAAATGGCAAAGTCTAAGGGTTTTGTCGTCCAATGGGGGGGAGGAGTAAGAAAATATGATGACGTTAAGGTTTTGGCTAAGGTGGGAGCTGATAGAATTATTATTGGAACTGTTGCTTTTACCGATGAAGAGACTCTTAACGCGATTTTAAAAGATTTTGGAGATAAAATTCTTATCTCTTTAGATTTTAAGGATTCAAAACTTTGTTTTCATGGATGGACGACTTCGATTTCTTTAGAGTTAAAAGAGTTACAAAGAAAATTTGGGAATAGAAGTAATCTGGGTTTTTTGGTTACAGATATAAATAGAGATGGTACACTTTCAAGTCCTTCGGTAGAGTTGTTTGAGAATATTAGAAAAATATTTCCAAAACACAGATTAATAGGTGCTGGAGGAATATCAAAAAAAGAACACATTAATATTCTTGAAGAAGTTGGTTTTGATGGTGCGGTAATAGGCAAGGCATGGATGGAAGGTCATATTAAATTTTTTGATGGAAAGGTAATTTAA
- a CDS encoding bifunctional 5,10-methylenetetrahydrofolate dehydrogenase/5,10-methenyltetrahydrofolate cyclohydrolase: MGAIILNGKEVASQWEKKNSLRVQNLKAKGVNICLAVARFNDDEASKVYVRKKVAMCEKLGIKPILIEEEGLDQEKIENRVSSLNKDKEINGIIVQLPLPKGIDKERVLSLVSPEKDVDGLNVFSCGLLYKNMPGLRPCTPSGIIHLLKEYKIDLVGKRAVILGRSQLVGLPIFLMLLHENATPTIVHSKTKDLKNICKEADILIVATGRAKMVNREYVKEGAVVVDVGISRIEGKIVGDVDFEDVFDVAGYLTPVPGGVGPLTIMSLMENVINAASIQAGIKDDAF, encoded by the coding sequence TTGGGTGCAATTATATTAAACGGAAAAGAAGTTGCTAGTCAATGGGAGAAAAAAAATAGTTTAAGAGTGCAAAATCTAAAAGCAAAAGGAGTAAACATCTGTCTTGCAGTAGCAAGATTCAATGACGATGAAGCGTCAAAGGTTTATGTTAGAAAGAAAGTTGCTATGTGTGAGAAGTTGGGTATAAAACCCATTCTTATAGAAGAGGAAGGTTTAGATCAGGAGAAAATAGAGAATAGAGTATCTTCTCTAAATAAAGACAAAGAAATAAATGGGATAATAGTTCAGCTACCCTTGCCTAAAGGAATTGACAAAGAGAGAGTTTTATCTTTGGTTAGTCCTGAGAAAGATGTGGATGGCCTAAACGTTTTTTCATGTGGCTTGCTATATAAAAACATGCCTGGTTTGAGACCTTGTACTCCAAGTGGAATAATTCACCTATTGAAAGAATACAAAATCGATCTTGTTGGAAAAAGAGCCGTAATTCTTGGTAGAAGCCAACTTGTTGGCCTTCCAATTTTTTTGATGCTTTTGCATGAAAATGCTACACCAACAATTGTACATTCTAAAACTAAAGACCTAAAGAATATTTGTAAAGAAGCAGACATATTAATTGTTGCTACTGGAAGGGCAAAAATGGTAAATAGAGAATATGTAAAAGAAGGTGCAGTAGTAGTTGATGTAGGAATATCCAGGATAGAAGGTAAAATAGTTGGAGATGTTGATTTTGAGGATGTTTTTGACGTTGCTGGTTATCTCACTCCAGTACCGGGTGGAGTTGGGCCTTTAACTATTATGTCTTTGATGGAAAATGTAATTAACGCAGCTTCTATTCAAGCAGGTATAAAAGATGACGCTTTTTAG